Proteins from a single region of Alloscardovia omnicolens:
- a CDS encoding MFS transporter: MNTTNTSTPRTTLTPHDSSPSIKKLATSRILWLFAVGQLGWFILAGIISNWLVYFYQPSADLQSQGVPIYITQGIIVAGLTTIGIITASGRLIDAFLDPWIGGKSDASTHPRGRRMPFMRWAAIPFGVITTAIFIMPINHESAINNVILFVLVLAFYFCMTCYCTPFNALIPELGSTKELRINVSTSISTTFFIGTAMAYLVPNIAGILPPQWGYVTNFRVTVGILSCIAIICMLVPTFTIDEKTYATMEPSTIGVWESLSKTFKNRQFQIFIGSDVLYWIGLTIFQTGMPFYITQLMGFDASMTFFLFAGMTIISLIFYPAVNIAAKRIGKKPLVFSAFMIFVLGFILTSQAGKFSIPSIVWAMVMVILAAVPMAILGILPQAVLADIAQADSLQTQEKREGMFYAARTFSMKLGQSVAMIIFTSVALIGNAGTGYRLTALIAALLCLGGGILFATYNEKSILAQIGHDN; encoded by the coding sequence ATGAATACAACGAATACATCTACACCACGTACAACACTCACACCTCATGATTCTTCTCCATCAATCAAAAAACTTGCCACTTCACGCATTTTGTGGCTTTTTGCAGTCGGTCAGCTGGGCTGGTTCATTTTAGCTGGAATTATCAGCAATTGGCTCGTGTATTTTTATCAACCAAGTGCAGATCTGCAATCTCAAGGTGTGCCTATTTACATTACTCAAGGCATTATCGTGGCAGGCTTAACCACCATCGGCATTATTACTGCTAGCGGTCGTCTTATTGACGCTTTCCTCGACCCATGGATTGGCGGAAAATCTGATGCCTCCACTCATCCGCGCGGCAGACGTATGCCTTTTATGCGTTGGGCAGCTATTCCTTTTGGCGTCATTACCACAGCAATTTTTATTATGCCGATCAACCATGAATCGGCAATCAATAACGTGATTCTCTTTGTTCTGGTTTTAGCATTCTACTTCTGCATGACCTGCTATTGCACGCCATTTAATGCCCTCATTCCTGAGCTGGGCAGCACAAAAGAGCTGCGCATTAACGTATCGACTTCTATTTCTACCACGTTCTTTATTGGCACAGCTATGGCTTATCTCGTCCCTAATATTGCTGGAATTTTGCCACCACAGTGGGGATACGTCACGAATTTCCGTGTAACTGTCGGGATTTTAAGCTGCATTGCTATTATTTGTATGCTTGTTCCTACTTTCACTATTGATGAGAAAACCTATGCCACTATGGAACCATCCACAATTGGCGTATGGGAAAGTTTGAGTAAGACTTTTAAGAACCGTCAGTTCCAGATTTTTATTGGTTCCGATGTGCTCTACTGGATTGGTTTAACCATTTTCCAAACAGGTATGCCGTTCTACATTACTCAGCTCATGGGTTTTGACGCGTCCATGACTTTCTTCCTCTTTGCTGGTATGACAATTATTTCCCTTATCTTCTACCCTGCTGTCAATATTGCAGCAAAGCGCATAGGCAAGAAACCTCTTGTTTTTAGCGCTTTTATGATTTTTGTGCTCGGCTTTATTTTGACCTCTCAGGCGGGCAAATTCTCAATTCCATCTATCGTCTGGGCAATGGTTATGGTTATTTTAGCTGCGGTGCCTATGGCTATTTTGGGCATACTTCCTCAGGCAGTCTTAGCCGATATTGCTCAAGCTGATTCGCTTCAAACTCAAGAAAAGCGCGAAGGAATGTTCTATGCTGCTCGCACTTTTAGTATGAAGCTGGGGCAATCAGTAGCGATGATTATTTTCACCTCGGTTGCTTTGATTGGTAACGCCGGCACGGGATACCGTTTAACTGCTCTTATTGCTGCTTTGCTGTGCTTAGGCGGCGGAATACTTTTTGCCACGTATAACGAGAAGAGTATTCTTGCACAAATTGGTCACGATAATTAA
- a CDS encoding alpha/beta hydrolase: MQYGYENVEGVNVFYRETDKKDLPTLVLFHGFPSASHMYRNLIPILENDFYCIAMDYPGFGQSDMPSRDNFEYTFEHLAQICEQFLLQRVITRFFMYVFDYGAPIGFRIAERHPEWISGIISQNGNVYREGLGPKWAAREEYWNNPTPELREQYKSAFSRETVISQYTFGTQPGSVAPDGYELDLHYAEKPEYAEIQSDLIFDYQTNVALYPRFQAYLREYQPPLLAVWGKNDPSFIWAGAQAFAQDLPHAIIKPMNSGHFALESCCQEIADEILKFKHTVLN; encoded by the coding sequence GTGCAATACGGTTATGAAAATGTTGAAGGAGTCAATGTCTTTTACCGTGAGACCGACAAGAAAGATTTACCTACGTTGGTGCTCTTCCACGGTTTCCCGTCTGCTAGCCATATGTATCGCAATCTTATACCAATTCTGGAGAATGATTTTTATTGCATAGCGATGGATTATCCAGGGTTTGGGCAAAGTGATATGCCTTCGCGCGATAACTTCGAATACACCTTCGAACATCTTGCCCAGATCTGTGAGCAATTCTTGCTACAGCGTGTCATTACTCGATTCTTTATGTACGTTTTTGACTACGGTGCTCCGATTGGATTCCGCATTGCAGAGCGGCATCCCGAGTGGATTAGTGGAATTATTTCGCAAAACGGAAACGTCTATCGTGAGGGGCTTGGCCCTAAGTGGGCTGCTCGAGAAGAGTACTGGAATAATCCAACTCCAGAGTTGCGAGAGCAGTATAAGAGTGCTTTTTCACGTGAAACAGTGATAAGTCAATATACATTTGGCACACAACCAGGTAGCGTTGCGCCTGATGGTTATGAGCTAGATCTTCACTATGCAGAAAAACCGGAATACGCCGAAATTCAGTCCGATCTCATTTTTGACTACCAAACCAATGTTGCTTTGTATCCGAGATTTCAGGCGTATCTGCGCGAATATCAACCTCCGCTATTAGCGGTGTGGGGCAAAAACGACCCGTCGTTCATTTGGGCAGGAGCACAGGCTTTCGCTCAAGACTTACCGCACGCAATCATAAAGCCCATGAATAGCGGTCATTTTGCGTTGGAATCGTGCTGCCAAGAGATTGCTGATGAAATTCTCAAGTTTAAGCATACAGTCCTGAATTAA
- a CDS encoding MerR family transcriptional regulator encodes MSEQKIMYPISEVSRLTGLPTSTLRYYESIKLTPHIARNKQNGHRLYSQKDVELLSRIACLVATGMPLNRIRQYISRADEGSTYATEQAELLAEHDAVLQEQEEQIVLRRAYIQLKIKYWQLLKRGSADLAEGVSQKAYAIACELRKQTPNNYHKRTHNPFYIANSISLRSDLR; translated from the coding sequence ATGAGCGAGCAGAAAATTATGTACCCTATCAGCGAGGTCTCACGACTGACCGGTCTACCCACCTCAACCTTGCGCTACTACGAATCAATAAAACTAACTCCCCATATTGCACGCAATAAGCAAAACGGGCACCGCCTATACTCGCAAAAAGACGTGGAACTTCTGAGCCGCATAGCGTGCTTAGTTGCAACGGGAATGCCACTCAATCGCATCCGTCAATATATATCGCGAGCAGACGAGGGCAGTACCTACGCCACGGAGCAAGCAGAACTTCTTGCAGAGCACGATGCGGTTCTGCAAGAGCAAGAAGAACAGATTGTTTTACGGCGCGCATACATTCAACTGAAAATCAAGTATTGGCAATTACTTAAGCGTGGCAGCGCTGATCTCGCTGAAGGCGTTTCCCAAAAGGCGTACGCGATTGCATGCGAGCTTCGTAAACAAACACCCAATAATTACCACAAGCGCACCCACAACCCGTTCTACATTGCAAACAGCATTAGCTTAAGATCAGATCTTCGTTAA
- a CDS encoding sugar ABC transporter substrate-binding protein: MRHTKKILAAVVAVSALTGLAACGNSQQGSSKGDPNKAQIVFWGWDSGNSMKELVSDFEKANPGITVKFNNTGTASETQTALTNAVAAGKGAPDVVMLEDPTVTQFAVTGDLVPLNEFGADKYAKDFAAGPWNKLQYDSKTYALPIDSGPEVFFYNQAVFEKAGVDASQIKTWDDYYEAAKKIRAIGSYITNNSGSSMEYQPFTAQAWQAGAQPWKVDGEKITIDMTKDSGMKKYIEFQQKLIDEDLIDTKIANWSDDWNRSLNDGTLASLTIGAWMPINLMNGAPDQAGNWRVAQLPQWEDGQQVSAEDGGSALAVVKQSKQQAAAYKFAEYLTHGKGADTMAATGTFPSLKRLLESKDFTDPQVEANKKVNDFFGGQNVNEVLSQAAQREVSKFQYLPYNPFAQTTFGDQISKAYSKEITLEKAFENYSKALAEHGEQQGYSVTNKG, encoded by the coding sequence ATGCGACATACAAAAAAGATTCTTGCTGCTGTTGTGGCAGTTTCAGCACTCACAGGTCTTGCTGCATGCGGCAACTCTCAACAAGGATCATCTAAAGGCGATCCAAATAAAGCACAGATCGTCTTTTGGGGTTGGGATTCCGGTAATTCCATGAAAGAACTTGTATCTGATTTCGAGAAGGCGAATCCTGGAATTACAGTTAAATTCAATAACACTGGAACTGCATCAGAAACTCAAACAGCTCTCACTAATGCTGTTGCGGCAGGTAAAGGTGCTCCTGATGTAGTCATGCTGGAAGATCCAACAGTTACTCAATTCGCAGTAACTGGTGATCTCGTTCCTCTTAATGAGTTCGGCGCGGATAAATACGCGAAGGATTTTGCGGCAGGCCCATGGAATAAACTCCAGTATGACAGCAAAACATATGCTCTTCCTATTGATTCTGGTCCAGAAGTTTTCTTCTATAATCAGGCTGTTTTTGAGAAAGCAGGCGTAGACGCTTCTCAGATTAAGACGTGGGATGATTATTATGAAGCAGCTAAGAAAATTCGCGCAATAGGTTCCTACATTACCAATAATTCAGGTTCCTCAATGGAATATCAGCCATTTACCGCTCAAGCATGGCAAGCAGGAGCGCAGCCATGGAAGGTTGATGGAGAAAAGATAACCATTGACATGACAAAAGACTCGGGCATGAAGAAGTACATCGAGTTCCAGCAAAAGCTCATCGATGAGGACTTGATTGACACTAAGATTGCTAACTGGTCTGATGATTGGAACCGTTCCTTGAATGATGGAACTCTGGCTTCCCTAACCATCGGAGCGTGGATGCCAATTAATCTGATGAATGGTGCTCCTGATCAGGCAGGTAACTGGCGTGTGGCTCAACTTCCTCAGTGGGAAGATGGTCAGCAAGTTTCTGCTGAAGATGGTGGTTCTGCACTGGCAGTTGTTAAACAGTCTAAGCAGCAAGCAGCCGCCTATAAGTTCGCAGAATATCTCACACATGGTAAGGGCGCAGATACGATGGCTGCAACCGGCACATTCCCTAGCCTTAAGCGTTTGCTCGAGTCAAAAGATTTTACAGATCCACAGGTGGAAGCAAATAAGAAAGTCAATGACTTTTTCGGCGGACAAAATGTGAATGAAGTGCTGTCACAAGCAGCTCAGCGCGAAGTAAGTAAGTTCCAGTATCTTCCATACAACCCATTTGCTCAAACCACCTTTGGTGATCAAATATCTAAAGCATATTCCAAAGAAATTACTTTGGAAAAAGCATTCGAAAACTATAGCAAGGCTTTAGCTGAACATGGAGAGCAACAAGGATACTCAGTTACTAATAAAGGGTGA
- a CDS encoding FAD-dependent oxidoreductase, with protein sequence MMRDFKVAVIGAGPAGVYVSDILLRQIEAKREELGLGENATAQIDIFEKLPVPFGLVRYGVAPDHPAIKYIIGALEKTLNNPQIRLMADVEFGRDITLDDVRARYDAVIFATGAVDDRPLTISGADARGVFGAARFVEWYDGYPTASPQWDLSASQVAVLGGGNVAMDISRLLVRYPDDLLHTDIPNNVYDGLAANKAQDVHVFVRRDVTHAKFSVQELRELEALPGVEIVTFDEDFSEDAITPAHMEVASEDKLTRQMVDELQTVRQMSLKMMADHTDFEGNPAKRRYILHFNANPVEIIKTEDGRVSAVRIEKTVTSADGVMSGTGEFIEVPVSAIYHAIGYKPAEIPGIPYDEQAYTLDNTGGRIAGLEFVYATGWAKREPVGLIGSTKSDALETVENLLADWAASDAKGRIAQQPDGDIADILSQRGVQPLDYAAWQRVDAYERALGAEVEREHIKIIDENQLRSVARGEK encoded by the coding sequence ATGATGCGAGATTTTAAAGTTGCCGTTATCGGCGCAGGTCCAGCAGGTGTATATGTTTCTGATATTTTATTGCGTCAGATTGAAGCAAAGCGTGAGGAATTAGGCTTAGGAGAAAACGCTACCGCACAGATTGATATTTTTGAAAAACTTCCAGTACCTTTTGGGCTGGTGCGTTACGGCGTAGCTCCAGATCATCCAGCCATTAAATACATTATTGGTGCTTTGGAAAAAACACTGAACAATCCGCAGATTCGCTTAATGGCAGATGTGGAATTTGGGCGTGATATTACGCTAGATGATGTACGCGCTCGCTATGATGCTGTCATTTTTGCTACTGGTGCGGTTGATGATCGTCCATTAACGATTTCTGGTGCAGATGCTCGAGGCGTTTTTGGTGCTGCTCGTTTTGTGGAATGGTATGACGGATATCCAACAGCATCTCCTCAATGGGATTTGAGTGCTTCTCAGGTGGCTGTTTTGGGTGGCGGTAATGTGGCAATGGATATTTCCCGATTACTCGTGCGCTATCCTGATGATCTTCTGCATACCGATATTCCTAACAATGTATATGACGGCTTGGCTGCGAATAAGGCTCAGGACGTTCATGTTTTCGTGCGCCGCGATGTAACGCACGCCAAGTTCTCTGTGCAGGAGCTGCGCGAGTTGGAGGCTTTGCCAGGCGTAGAAATCGTTACTTTTGACGAAGATTTTTCTGAAGATGCTATTACTCCAGCGCATATGGAGGTAGCGAGCGAAGATAAATTGACCCGTCAAATGGTTGATGAATTGCAGACAGTGCGTCAGATGAGCCTAAAAATGATGGCTGATCATACTGATTTTGAAGGAAATCCTGCAAAGCGCCGCTATATTTTGCATTTTAATGCCAATCCAGTCGAAATTATTAAGACTGAAGATGGTCGAGTATCAGCAGTTCGCATAGAAAAAACAGTAACCTCTGCTGATGGAGTGATGAGTGGAACTGGTGAGTTCATTGAAGTTCCAGTATCTGCTATTTACCATGCTATTGGATACAAGCCAGCTGAAATTCCAGGAATTCCTTATGATGAGCAGGCTTATACCCTGGATAATACGGGCGGACGTATTGCGGGACTAGAGTTCGTGTATGCCACGGGCTGGGCTAAGCGCGAACCTGTGGGCTTGATTGGCTCGACCAAGTCGGATGCTTTGGAAACTGTAGAAAATCTGCTGGCTGATTGGGCTGCTTCCGATGCTAAAGGACGTATTGCTCAGCAGCCGGATGGGGATATTGCTGATATTCTCTCCCAGCGTGGAGTACAGCCATTAGATTATGCTGCATGGCAACGTGTTGATGCCTATGAGCGTGCTCTTGGTGCTGAAGTGGAACGCGAACACATTAAAATCATTGATGAAAATCAGTTGCGTTCTGTGGCTCGTGGTGAGAAGTAG
- a CDS encoding sugar ABC transporter permease, giving the protein MKSETLMAKPTLSDGLNNQGIRHKTNDSIEQDAQQSARANKHKQDWRGWKFVWPFSLAFIFVFIVPVMYAIWISFFQNRMVGGNRFVGMANYQRLLGDTQFWSAVSRVALFTVVQVPIMLCLAALMALALDSMKLHGTKFFRIATFLPYAVPAVVSTLIWGFVYGAKYGLVGSMNSWFGWHVDVLTPNVLLASIGNIVTWGYAGYNMLIFYSSLSTIPRSLYEAASIDGASEWQVIKSIKLPELKGSLAITVIFSIIGSFQLFNEPSILQSMVPGNAVTTYYTPNMYAYNLSFSGNQSNYAAALAIVMAIITMAVAYAVQLRGMKEQMK; this is encoded by the coding sequence ATGAAATCTGAAACTTTAATGGCAAAGCCTACGTTGAGTGACGGTCTGAATAATCAGGGCATTCGCCATAAAACTAACGACAGTATTGAGCAGGACGCTCAGCAGAGTGCCAGGGCAAATAAACACAAGCAAGATTGGCGCGGATGGAAATTCGTATGGCCGTTCTCCTTAGCTTTTATCTTCGTTTTTATTGTTCCGGTTATGTACGCTATTTGGATTTCTTTCTTCCAAAATCGAATGGTGGGAGGAAATCGCTTCGTTGGCATGGCAAACTATCAGCGTCTGCTTGGTGATACTCAATTCTGGAGCGCAGTAAGTCGCGTAGCACTTTTTACTGTGGTGCAGGTACCTATTATGCTCTGCCTTGCAGCTCTGATGGCGTTGGCTTTAGACTCCATGAAGCTGCATGGTACGAAGTTTTTCCGTATAGCTACGTTTTTGCCGTATGCAGTTCCTGCTGTGGTATCCACTTTGATTTGGGGCTTTGTGTATGGGGCGAAATACGGTCTTGTTGGCTCTATGAATTCATGGTTTGGGTGGCACGTAGATGTGCTGACTCCTAACGTCTTGCTGGCTTCCATTGGAAATATTGTGACGTGGGGATACGCCGGCTACAATATGTTGATTTTCTACAGTTCGCTGTCTACTATTCCTCGTTCTCTTTATGAAGCTGCATCAATTGACGGGGCAAGCGAATGGCAAGTTATTAAGAGCATTAAATTGCCAGAGCTAAAAGGGTCTTTGGCTATTACCGTGATTTTCTCTATTATTGGCAGCTTCCAATTGTTTAATGAGCCAAGCATTCTACAAAGTATGGTTCCTGGAAATGCAGTGACCACCTACTATACGCCAAATATGTATGCGTACAATCTGTCGTTCTCGGGCAATCAAAGCAATTACGCTGCAGCGTTGGCAATTGTTATGGCAATTATCACTATGGCTGTTGCCTATGCAGTACAGCTTCGTGGAATGAAAGAGCAGATGAAGTAA
- the htpX gene encoding zinc metalloprotease HtpX has product MGEAMKIRGHANGLKTLLLFSLMWVLIFLVWFFTSRSTGTLGFYVAVAVVMTFGSYWFSDSLALSSMQAVQVSEQEQPQLYAIVRELATKANKPMPRIYVAPTMSPNAFATGRNERHAAVCCTQGILQLLDEREIRGVLSHELMHVYNRDILTSSIASAMSMVITYLAYSLRFFGGASRSDNDRDNQVSAIGALLTLVLAPIGASLIQMAISRTREYDADEDGSSLSGDPLALASALAKIENTVQQVPMRQTAGTENISASMISSPFRMQDINRLFSTHPPTDQRIARLQQMADDLGQHSDREYASSFDGGYQQY; this is encoded by the coding sequence ATTGGAGAAGCGATGAAAATTCGCGGACACGCAAACGGTCTGAAAACTCTTCTGCTCTTTTCGCTCATGTGGGTGCTCATTTTTCTTGTGTGGTTCTTTACGAGCCGTTCCACGGGAACATTGGGATTTTACGTGGCTGTGGCCGTCGTCATGACTTTTGGTAGCTATTGGTTTTCCGACAGCTTAGCGCTCAGTTCTATGCAGGCTGTGCAGGTTAGCGAGCAGGAACAGCCACAACTGTATGCAATTGTGCGTGAACTTGCCACAAAGGCAAATAAGCCAATGCCACGCATATATGTGGCTCCTACCATGTCTCCGAATGCTTTCGCAACTGGACGTAATGAGCGTCATGCTGCAGTATGCTGCACTCAAGGTATTCTGCAGCTGCTCGATGAGCGTGAAATTCGTGGTGTGCTCTCTCACGAGCTTATGCACGTCTATAATCGCGATATTCTCACGTCATCTATAGCTTCAGCTATGTCTATGGTGATCACATATTTAGCGTATTCGCTCCGTTTCTTTGGTGGTGCGTCACGTAGTGATAATGATCGTGACAATCAAGTTTCTGCTATTGGAGCTTTGCTTACTCTTGTGCTCGCACCTATTGGAGCTTCCTTAATTCAAATGGCTATTTCTCGTACGCGTGAATATGATGCTGATGAGGATGGGTCTAGTCTCAGTGGCGATCCGCTTGCTTTAGCATCAGCGTTAGCGAAGATTGAAAATACCGTGCAGCAAGTACCGATGCGTCAAACGGCAGGTACTGAAAATATATCTGCATCTATGATTTCTAGTCCGTTTAGAATGCAGGATATTAATCGCCTATTTTCTACTCATCCACCTACAGATCAGCGTATTGCGCGATTACAACAGATGGCTGATGATTTAGGTCAGCATAGCGATAGAGAATATGCGTCTTCGTTTGATGGCGGTTATCAACAATATTAA